The following proteins are co-located in the Enoplosus armatus isolate fEnoArm2 chromosome 8, fEnoArm2.hap1, whole genome shotgun sequence genome:
- the prdm16 gene encoding histone-lysine N-methyltransferase PRDM16: protein MKDGIFPEGSMAPNLQDEQMYRCEDCDELFSSTLELRRHQKYSCSSTGSIFDTLREDFKQEREDSDEPVHECKDCEKIFPNEYSLGQHMIVHTEEREYKCDQCPKAFNWKSNLIRHQMSHDSGKRFECENCDKVFTDPSNLQRHIRSQHVGARAHTCPECGKTFATSSGLKQHKHIHSSVKPFICEVCHKSYTQFSNLCRHKRMHADCRTQIKCKDCGQLFSTTSSLNKHRRFCEGKNHYGSPAGMFNPGIPMSSSPIMVKAKSHHPHLAGLNQSGLGFTDYFPSRPHPHAGLPFSPGPHGFPSLPHGFPGIFPPSLYPRPPLLPASSLIKSPLGCSSQEVKLPRSPLDAPPLSLVSSTNSNGGHSLSQLEDKEKENKVDLSSSGEAKPKSKMADMSDGSDLEDVNTTSGTDLDTTTGTASGDGSDLESDGESERERSGKRRKSSGAVSSQEGHQFEDTNSVLISAVSSSGNLSIDRPFLSSASSQHSFFPPPDEQALPPTTTNANAVTTDSIKAIASIAEKYFGPGLIGLHQDKKMGPLPYHSMFPFQFLPNFHNSLYPFNADRGALNPSMFLPKSPREQLHKMISGAPGAPASTAESPFDLTTKSKETKLAPPTPTNPSNPNSSSGSSSGPLAISSGEEQPLDLSIGSRSRSGHNGVAAEPQNRKNHIFVAGKGVSIKDEIPAGFSHPHSQLLHQSSIVQHQQPQAQPHQPPPLHYAKPSAFFMDPIYSRVEKRKLLDPVGALKEKFLRPSPPLFHPQMSAMENMTEKLESFGALKLDAPPNSLQHSAHPLFNFRSPPPSLSDAILRKGKERYACRYCGKIFPRSANLTRHLRTHTGEQPYRCKYCDRSFSISSNLQRHVRNIHNKEKPFKCHLCNRCFGQQTNLDRHLKKHEHENIPVSQQSGMLSNLGTTISSPNSEPDNHALLDEKEDSYFSEIRNFISNSEMNQASSSTDKRSDQAEEERPPSHSLSNSKLGLQGLEEEEEEVEGDDEEEEEGSLTEKSHDEAPESPSPVTTGVYDEDEEEEETEAAPLAMSYEHTRRCIEEEGSLLDLEGLPSFPKSLEGLRKAASEEQPFDVKDIFNTSLESEALKETLYRQAKTQAYAMMLSLSENNPLHAPSQNSLDAWLSMGGGPSETSSFHPLNHI from the exons ATGAAGGACGGTATTTTCCCCGAGGGATCCATGGCACCCAACCTGCAAG acgaGCAGATGTACCGCTGTGAAGACTGTGATGAGCTGTTCTCCTCAACACTTGAGCTGCGGCGGCACCAGAAGTATTCGTGCTCCAGTACCGGCTCCATCTTCGATACACTGAGAGAGGACTTCAAACAGGAACGTGAGGACAGCGACGAGCCCGTCCACGAGTGTAAAGACTGTGAGAAGATCTTCCCAAATGAGTACAG TCTGGGCCAACACATGATAGTCCatacagaggagagggagtaCAAGTGTGACCAGTGCCCCAAAGCCTTCAACTGGAAGTCCAACCTCATCCGTCACCAGATGTCACATGACAGTGGCAAGCGCTTTGAGTGTGAAAACTGTGATAAG GTGTTCACAGATCCCAGCAACCTTCAACGCCACATCCGCTCCCAGCACGTGGGGGCACGCGCTCACACGTGTCCTGAGTGTGGCAAGACCTTTGCCACCTCGTCAGGCCTCAAGCAGCATAAGCACATTCACAGCAGTGTCAAACCCTTTATCT GCGAGGTGTGCCACAAATCCTACACCCAGTTCTCTAACCTCTGCCGCCACAAACGAATGCATGCTGACTGCCGCACCCAGATCAAGTGTAAGGACTGTGGGCAGTTGTTCAGCACTACCTCCTCCCTCAACAAACATCGTCGCTTCTGTGAGGGCAAAAACCATTATGGCTCTCCAGCAGGGATGTTCAACCCTGGCATCCCCATGAGCTCCAGCCCCATCATGGTTAAGGCCAAGTCCCACCATCCCCACCTTGCAGGTCTAAACCAGTCAGGTTTAGGCTTCACTGACTACTTTCCCTCCCGACCTCACCCTCACGCTGGCTTGCCCTTTTCCCCAGGACCCCATGGCTTCCCATCTCTCCCACATGGTTTCCCAGGTATCTTCCCCCCATCACTGTATCCGCGCCCACCTTTATTGCCGGCCAGTTCATTAATAAAGAGCCCTCTTGGGTGCAGCAGTCAGGAGGTGAAACTGCCGCGGAGTCCCCTAGATGCCCCTCCATTGTCCCTGGTTAGCTCCACAAACAGCAATGGCGGTCACAGTTTGAGTCAgctggaagacaaagagaaagagaacaaagtGGATTTGTCTTCTAGTGGAGAAGCCAAACCTAAATCTAAGATGGCAGACATGTCTGATGGTAGTGACCTTGAAGACGTTAATACCACAAGTGGGACAGATTTGGACACCACCACTGGTACAGCTTCAGGTGATGGTTCTGACctagagagtgatggagagagtgaaCGTGAGCGAAGTGGTAAAAGAAGGAAGTCGTCTGGGGCCGTATCTAGTCAAGAAGGTCACCAGTTTGAAGACACGAACAGTGTGTTGATATCAGCCGTGTCTAGTTCGGGGAACCTTTCTATTGATcgtccctttctctcttctgcatCATCCCAGCACTCCTTCTTCCCTCCACCTGATGAGCAAGCCctcccacccaccaccacaaaTGCCAATGCAGTCACCACAGATTCCATCAAAGCCATCGCCTCTATTGCTGAGAAATATTTTGGTCCAGGTTTGATTGGTCTTCATCAGGATAAAAAGATGGGTCCATTGCCCTACCATTCCATGTTTCCCTTCCAGTTCCTGCCCAACTTCCACAACTCCCTCTATCCCTTCAACGCTGATCGAGGTGCCCTCAATCCTAGCATGTTCTTGCCCAAGTCCCCTCGCGAGCAGCTGCACAAGATGATTTCTGGTGCCCCAGGAGCTCCTGCTTCCACAGCGGAGTCACCGTTTGATCTCACCACAAAGTCCAAGGAGACCAAGTTAGCTCCTCCCACCCCAACAAACCCCTCAAACCCCAACAGTAGTTCTGGGAGCAGTAGTGGACCTTTAGCAATATCTAGTGGTGAAGAACAGCCCTTGGACCTCAGTATTGGCAGCCGGAGCCGAAGTGGTCATAATGGTGTGGCAGCTGAGCCACAAAATAGAAAGAATCACATCTTTGTGGCTGGAAAGGGGGTCTCCATCAAGGATGAAATCCCAGCTGGGTTTTCACACCCCCATTCCCAGTTATTGCACCAATCCTCCATCGTCCAGCACCAGCAGCCCCAGGCACAGCCACACCAGCCGCCACCCCTGCACTACGCCAAGCCCTCAGCATTCTTCATGGACCCCATATACAG CAgggtggagaagaggaagctACTCGACCCTGTAGGAGCTCTGAAGGAAAAGTTCCTCAGGCCCTCACCACCACTCTTCCATCCACAG ATGTCAGCCATGGAGAACATGACAGAGAAGCTGGAGAGCTTTGGTGCTCTAAAACTGGATGCGCCGCCCAACTCACTGCAACACTCGGCCCATCCACTGTTCAACTTCCGTTCACCGCCACCCTCCCTCTCAGACGCCATCCTCCGCAAGGGCAAAGAGCGTTACGCGTGCAG GTACTGTGGGAAAATCTTCCCTCGTTCGGCAAACCTCACCAGACACTTGCGGACACACACAGGGGAACAACCCTACAG GTGTAAATACTGTGACCGCTCATTCAGCATCTCATCCAATCTTCAACGCCACGTTCGCAACATCCATAACAAGGAGAAACCCTTCAAGTGTCACCTGTGCAACCGCTGCTTTGGTCAGCAAACCAACCTTGACCGCCATCTCAAAAAGCACGAGCATGAGAACATTCCTG TGAGCCAACAGTCCGGGATGCTTTCCAACCTAGGAACCACCATCTCCTCCCCAAACTCCGAGCCAGACAATCATGCACTTTTAGATGAGAAGGAGGACTCGTACTTCTCAGAAATCCGCAACTTCATTTCCAACAGTGAGATGAACCAGGCCTCCAGCTCCACGGATAAGAG GTCAGACCAGGCAGAAGAGGAGCGCCCACCCAGCCACAGTTTGTCCAACTCCAAGCTAGGGCTCCaggggctggaggaggaggaagaggaagtggagggcgacgacgaggaggaggaagaaggcaGCCTGACAGAGAAGTCTCACGACGAGGCACCCGAGTCCCCATCTCCCGTCACAACAGGAGTGTACgatgaggacgaggaggaggaagagacggagGCGGCTCCATTAGCTATGAGCTACGAACACACTCGCAG GTGTATAGAGGAGGAGGGCTCTCTCTTGGACCTGGAGGGTCTGCCCAGCTTTCCCAAGAGCCTGGAGGGGTTACGTAAAGCAGCCAGTGAAGAGCAGCCCTTTGACGTTAAAGACATATTTAACACTTCGCTAGAGTCGGAGGCATTGAAAGAGACATTGTACAGGCAGGCTAAAACCCAG GCTTATGCAATGATGCTGTCTCTCTCGGAGAACAACCCTTTGCACGCGCCCTCCCAGAACTCTCTGGACGCTTGGCTGAGCATGGGAGGTGGACCGTCTGAGACAAGCAGCTTTCACCCGCTCAACCACATctag